A window from Armatimonas rosea encodes these proteins:
- a CDS encoding GNAT family N-acetyltransferase: MHTRLQSFLTPSSVAVIGATETLGSVGRTLLTNLLASPFGGPVFPVNPKRSSVLGVKSYASLHAVPDPVELAVIAVPAPGVPEVVRQCGALGIPAAVVISAGFREAGPEGVAREQALQHAARAGGVRLIGPNCLGVMAPHTGLNATFAQTMAAPGRVAFISQSGALLTAILDRALTEKIGFSAVLSLGSMLDIGWADVLDYLAEDDKTESIVLYMESVGEAQSFLAAARAAALCKPVLVIKAGRTAQGAQAAASHTGALTGSDDVLDAAFDQVGVLRVERLADVFALTETLAMQPRPKGRRLTLVTNAGGPGVLATDALIGGGGVLAPVSPEIEAGLSAFLPPHWSHANPVDILGDAGPERYAKALEVAAQDPQSDGLLVVLTPQAMTAPTETAAALVPYAQTLGKPVLASWMGGASVLEGEGLLAAAGIPTFPYPDHAVRVFNHLWRYSANLETLYETPERTELPDGAEVAARALLAGVAATGRTLLTEAESKALLSAYGIPTVPTYIAASADEAARQATALGYPVVLKLHSETITHKTDVGGVVLNLQDADSVRTAFLGIQSRVPAADFLGVTVQPMIRLKDAYELIVGASSDPQFGPVLLFGAGGQLVEVQRDHALALPPLTTTLAARLIEKPRIAAALKGVRGRAPVDEAALAQLLVRFSRLVADQPLLKEIEINPLLASPDGLLALDARVVLGTRPPVALRSYPHAYETTALLDPQTLLRLRPIRPDDEAALTAFHRSLSEQTLLQRYGEALPLSERTARERLRHILFPDYDRVMALVAEAEQTGELLGVARYERERGAPTAELRLVVADSWQSRGMGSRLLESLITVAEAEGVTALTMQFPPENTALATLAERFGFVATPSGYVRRG; encoded by the coding sequence GTGCATACCCGTCTTCAGTCCTTTCTCACCCCGTCGTCCGTCGCCGTTATCGGAGCCACCGAGACCCTTGGCAGCGTCGGTCGGACGCTACTTACCAATCTCTTGGCGAGCCCGTTTGGTGGGCCGGTCTTCCCAGTCAATCCCAAGCGCAGCTCGGTGCTGGGCGTCAAGTCCTACGCCAGCCTCCACGCCGTCCCGGACCCGGTCGAGCTGGCCGTGATCGCGGTCCCCGCCCCCGGCGTCCCCGAGGTCGTGCGTCAGTGCGGCGCGCTAGGAATCCCTGCAGCCGTCGTGATCTCCGCAGGCTTTCGCGAGGCCGGCCCCGAGGGGGTTGCGCGGGAGCAAGCACTGCAACACGCGGCGCGGGCGGGGGGCGTGCGGCTGATCGGACCCAACTGCCTCGGGGTGATGGCGCCGCATACGGGGCTCAACGCGACGTTTGCGCAGACCATGGCCGCACCAGGGCGGGTCGCCTTTATCAGCCAGTCCGGGGCGCTCCTCACCGCGATCCTAGACCGGGCGCTCACCGAGAAGATCGGCTTCTCCGCCGTCCTGAGCCTGGGCTCGATGCTCGATATCGGCTGGGCCGATGTGCTCGACTACCTCGCCGAAGACGATAAGACCGAGAGTATCGTGCTCTACATGGAGTCTGTGGGCGAGGCGCAGAGCTTTCTGGCGGCGGCGCGGGCGGCGGCGCTCTGCAAGCCGGTGCTGGTGATCAAGGCGGGACGCACGGCACAAGGCGCCCAGGCGGCGGCGTCGCACACGGGCGCGCTGACCGGCTCCGATGACGTCCTCGACGCCGCGTTTGACCAAGTCGGGGTGCTCCGCGTGGAGCGCCTCGCGGATGTCTTCGCCCTCACCGAGACCCTGGCGATGCAGCCGCGGCCCAAGGGACGGCGGCTGACCCTCGTGACCAACGCGGGCGGACCCGGTGTGCTGGCCACCGATGCGCTGATCGGCGGCGGCGGCGTGCTGGCGCCAGTCTCCCCCGAGATTGAGGCGGGGCTAAGCGCGTTTCTGCCGCCACACTGGAGCCACGCCAACCCCGTGGATATCCTGGGAGATGCCGGGCCGGAGCGCTATGCCAAGGCGCTGGAGGTAGCCGCGCAAGACCCGCAGAGCGATGGACTGCTGGTCGTGCTCACCCCCCAGGCCATGACCGCCCCCACCGAGACCGCCGCCGCGCTGGTGCCCTATGCCCAGACGCTCGGTAAGCCCGTGCTGGCCTCGTGGATGGGCGGCGCGTCGGTGCTGGAGGGCGAGGGGCTCCTCGCTGCCGCTGGCATCCCCACCTTTCCCTACCCCGACCACGCGGTTCGGGTCTTTAACCATCTCTGGCGCTACAGTGCGAACCTCGAAACCCTCTACGAGACCCCCGAGCGTACGGAGCTCCCCGACGGTGCGGAGGTAGCTGCCCGTGCGCTTCTGGCAGGGGTCGCGGCCACAGGCCGGACACTGCTCACCGAGGCGGAGTCCAAGGCACTCCTCAGCGCCTACGGCATTCCGACCGTCCCCACCTATATCGCCGCGAGCGCCGACGAGGCAGCACGGCAGGCGACCGCGCTGGGCTATCCGGTCGTCCTCAAACTCCACTCGGAGACCATCACCCACAAGACGGATGTGGGCGGAGTCGTGCTCAACCTGCAAGACGCCGACTCGGTGCGGACTGCCTTTCTTGGGATCCAGAGTCGGGTTCCCGCCGCGGACTTCCTAGGGGTGACGGTGCAGCCCATGATCCGCCTCAAAGATGCCTACGAGCTGATTGTTGGGGCATCGTCGGACCCGCAGTTCGGCCCCGTCCTGCTCTTTGGCGCGGGCGGTCAGCTCGTGGAGGTGCAGCGAGACCACGCGCTCGCCCTGCCGCCGCTCACGACCACGCTGGCCGCGCGCCTGATCGAGAAGCCTCGGATAGCGGCGGCGCTGAAGGGGGTGCGGGGGCGCGCGCCGGTGGACGAAGCGGCGCTCGCGCAGCTCCTCGTGCGCTTCAGCCGCCTGGTCGCCGACCAGCCGCTCTTAAAGGAGATCGAGATCAACCCACTCCTGGCATCGCCCGACGGTCTGCTGGCGCTCGATGCTCGTGTGGTGCTGGGGACGCGCCCACCCGTGGCGCTCCGCTCCTACCCGCATGCCTACGAAACAACCGCCCTGCTCGACCCCCAGACCCTGCTCCGGCTCCGTCCGATTCGCCCCGACGATGAAGCGGCGCTGACGGCGTTTCACCGCTCCCTCTCAGAGCAGACTCTCCTCCAGCGCTACGGCGAGGCACTCCCGCTGAGCGAGCGCACGGCACGCGAGCGCCTGCGCCATATCCTCTTCCCCGACTACGACCGGGTCATGGCCCTGGTCGCAGAGGCGGAGCAGACGGGAGAGCTCCTGGGAGTCGCCCGCTACGAGCGCGAGCGCGGTGCCCCGACCGCCGAGCTACGTCTCGTGGTCGCCGATAGCTGGCAGAGCCGCGGCATGGGCTCACGCCTCTTGGAGAGCCTCATCACGGTTGCCGAAGCCGAGGGAGTCACCGCGCTTACCATGCAGTTCCCCCCCGAGAACACCGCCCTCGCCACCCTCGCCGAGCGCTTCGGGTTTGTCGCCACTCCGTCGGGCTACGTCCGGCGGGGCTAG